DNA sequence from the Leptospira limi genome:
ACTTACGATCTTTCTGTTGATTTATTTTCGCTATTCTTTAGTTTTGATCCTACTCACATGAAGCCGATCCAAAAAATACTCATCGCCAATCGTGGTGAAATTGCTGTACGAGTCATACGCACTGCAAAAAAAATGGGGATCAAAACAGTAGCTGTTTATTCTGATCCCGATTCTCAAAGTTTGTTCGTTTTAAGCGCAGACGAAGCCTATCCTTTAGGTGGAACAGATGCACGTTCTTCTTACTTAAATGTGGACAAAGTGATCGAAGCTTGTTTGGCAACAGGCGCAGATGCAGTCCATCCTGGTTATGGATTTTTATCCGAAAATACGGACTTTGCTAAAAAATTAGAACAAAACGGGATTCGATTCATTGGTCCAAAACCTCACTCCATTGAAGCCATGGGTGATAAGATCGGCTCACGCATATTAGTTGCTAAAAGTGGAGTTCCTGTTGTGCCAGGTTATGAAGGCCAATCCCAAGAGATGTCTATCTTCAAAAAAGAAGCGGATAATATTGGATACCCTGTCATGGCAAAGGCGAGTGCTGGTGGTGGTGGAAAGGGTATGCGCCGTATCAATTCACCTGATGATTTAGAATCAGGAATTTTATCTGCCAAACGAGAAGCAATGTCGGCTTTTGGTGATGATCGTATCTTATTAGAAAAATACATTGTGAATCCAAGGCACGTTGAATTCCAAATTTTTGGTGATACCCAAGGAAACATCATCCACCTTCACGAAAGGGATTGTTCGTTACAAAGAAGACACCAAAAGGTTGTGGAAGAAACACCAGCTCCCAATTTTCCGTCCTCTCTAAAATCAAAAATGGCAGAGGCAGCTGTCATGGCTGGCAAAGCTGTTCAATATGAAGGTGCTGGAACCGTCGAATTCATATTAGGTGAGAGTGGTGAGTTTTATTTTTTAGAAATGAACACTCGGTTACAAGTGGAACACCCTGTCTCAGAAATGACAACGGGACTTGATTTAGTAGAATGGCAAATTCGCGTTTGCCAAGGAGAACCACTTCCGATCCTCCAAACTCCTCCTCAGAAAGGACATGCGGTCGAAGTGCGAATTTATGCCGAAGATCCAAAAGAAGGTTTTTTACCTTCCATCGGGAAAATCCATCATTTGTCCTTTCCCACAAGAGAAGACTTAAGGATCGATTCAGGAGTGGTGACGGGATCCGAAATTACAATGTATTATGACCCCATGATCGCAAAACTAATTGTATGGGGAGAAGATCGTGAAACAGCCATTCAGCGATTGGTAGAATGTTTGTCTGAAACAATTGTCTTTGGCCCAAAAACTAATTTGCAGTTTTTGCAAAAATTGGTATCAACAAAGGAATTTTTCCAAGGTAAGGTTTCTACTCATTATATTGCAGACCATGAAGTGGAATTATTAAAAGAGAATACAAAAGAAGAACTCAAACTTGCGTTAGCGGGTCTTTTTTTCTCATCAAAACAAAACGTTGATCCTTGGATGGCATAAGGTAGCAGTATGGACTTTTTATTTGAAACAAAATCGAAACCAACGTCTGTACATGTTAGTGGTAATCGCATTCGTGTACGTTTGGAAAACCAGACCTTTACCATTGATACTGATTCACTGATTGAAGGATTGAAACCCAAAGACCAAAATTTGGTCACTGTCCAAATGAAAGATGGTTCCTTACTTAGATTTCTGAAGACACGTAGTGAAATATTTTTTCACTGGAAAGGGGAAACTTGGAATGCAAAATTAGCAGAACGTTCCTATGAAGTCGCAGGCCAAACTTCCCCTGAGATCAAAAGCCCTATGCCAGGTAAAGTAGTGCAAATCTCTACTGCAGTTGGAAGCGAACACGGTTTAGGGGAAACACTGTTAATTTTGGAAGCCATGAAAATGGAAAATGCCATCAAAGCCCCATACCCTTGCCGCGTAGAAGAAATCCGAAAACAACAAGGGGAACTTGTTCAACAGGATGAGGTACTGCTAATTTTACACAGAATCGAAGTGGAAAAAACATAAATTTTCGAATCTATTTGACATATTTTGCAAATTTCCCACCATAAGGCAGTTTCTTTGGCGAATAGGTAGAGAATGTACAATTCTATTTTGAGAAGTTTTATACTTCTGTTATTTTTTTCCATGGTATCGAGTGTTTTTGCACAGGAGAGAGCACCTCGAACCGACCTTCCGTTCGAAATCTCTGAAAAGAAGAGATTGAGTGAGCGTGATTTTAAGA
Encoded proteins:
- a CDS encoding acetyl-CoA carboxylase biotin carboxylase subunit translates to MKPIQKILIANRGEIAVRVIRTAKKMGIKTVAVYSDPDSQSLFVLSADEAYPLGGTDARSSYLNVDKVIEACLATGADAVHPGYGFLSENTDFAKKLEQNGIRFIGPKPHSIEAMGDKIGSRILVAKSGVPVVPGYEGQSQEMSIFKKEADNIGYPVMAKASAGGGGKGMRRINSPDDLESGILSAKREAMSAFGDDRILLEKYIVNPRHVEFQIFGDTQGNIIHLHERDCSLQRRHQKVVEETPAPNFPSSLKSKMAEAAVMAGKAVQYEGAGTVEFILGESGEFYFLEMNTRLQVEHPVSEMTTGLDLVEWQIRVCQGEPLPILQTPPQKGHAVEVRIYAEDPKEGFLPSIGKIHHLSFPTREDLRIDSGVVTGSEITMYYDPMIAKLIVWGEDRETAIQRLVECLSETIVFGPKTNLQFLQKLVSTKEFFQGKVSTHYIADHEVELLKENTKEELKLALAGLFFSSKQNVDPWMA
- a CDS encoding acetyl-CoA carboxylase biotin carboxyl carrier protein subunit; this encodes MDFLFETKSKPTSVHVSGNRIRVRLENQTFTIDTDSLIEGLKPKDQNLVTVQMKDGSLLRFLKTRSEIFFHWKGETWNAKLAERSYEVAGQTSPEIKSPMPGKVVQISTAVGSEHGLGETLLILEAMKMENAIKAPYPCRVEEIRKQQGELVQQDEVLLILHRIEVEKT